One Bacteroidota bacterium DNA window includes the following coding sequences:
- a CDS encoding DMT family transporter yields MGPQRRAELLLLSVTLIWGSTFVVTKSIVGPNSPLFYTALRFLLASVTLFLIFPRRLLKIPARALRRGSILGFFLFAGFATQTVGIQYTTASKSAFFTGMLTVLTPLVHFIVQRFTRAGRKALKLGNIFGVIFAGLGLYLLTSPSGSAFTAGDALTLACAFFFACYIVYLDVASDEPDKVQLTFVQFLFCGLAGLAFAFPFEEIRVVFTGAYVLSLLYLTLFATVLAMWVQTRYQGDTTPTRAAVIFAMEPVIAAFFAYLVRGELIGLAGLFGGGMIIAGLLLSEFSDEIPLLNKTVAGARQVV; encoded by the coding sequence TTGGGGCCCCAACGCCGCGCTGAGCTACTGCTCCTCTCGGTCACGCTCATCTGGGGGAGCACGTTTGTCGTCACCAAGTCGATCGTCGGACCCAACTCACCGCTTTTCTACACCGCGCTCAGGTTCCTCCTCGCCTCGGTCACCCTCTTTCTTATTTTTCCCCGGCGGCTCCTGAAGATTCCCGCCCGTGCGCTCAGGCGGGGGAGCATTCTTGGTTTCTTCCTCTTTGCCGGGTTTGCGACGCAGACGGTGGGAATACAATACACGACCGCTTCCAAATCCGCATTCTTCACCGGGATGCTCACCGTCCTGACCCCCCTCGTCCATTTCATCGTGCAACGCTTCACCAGGGCGGGAAGGAAGGCCCTGAAGCTCGGGAATATCTTCGGGGTCATCTTCGCCGGCCTCGGACTCTATCTGCTGACGTCGCCTTCGGGGTCGGCATTTACCGCCGGCGACGCCCTGACCCTTGCCTGCGCGTTCTTTTTCGCATGCTATATCGTCTACCTCGACGTGGCCTCCGATGAACCCGACAAGGTGCAGTTGACCTTCGTCCAGTTCCTCTTCTGCGGGCTGGCCGGGCTGGCGTTCGCATTCCCGTTCGAAGAGATCCGGGTCGTGTTTACAGGCGCCTACGTGCTTTCGCTTCTCTATCTCACGCTCTTCGCAACGGTATTGGCGATGTGGGTGCAGACCCGCTACCAGGGGGACACAACACCCACGCGCGCTGCGGTCATTTTCGCCATGGAACCGGTGATCGCGGCGTTCTTCGCCTACCTGGTCAGGGGGGAACTCATCGGCCTCGCGGGCCTGTTCGGGGGCGGGATGATCATCGCGGGCCTCCTTCTCTCGGAATTCTCCGACGAGATTCCCCTGTTGAACAAAACGGTTGCGGGTGCGCGCCAGGTTGTTTGA
- a CDS encoding acylphosphatase — MIVGAHIIVQGMVQGVGFRFFVHRSALRSGLEGYVRNLFNGEVEIEVEGDRSLIEELIKEVTVGPRAADVTHVKVDWKKPEHQFRRFEIR; from the coding sequence ATGATCGTCGGGGCCCATATCATCGTCCAGGGAATGGTGCAGGGCGTGGGGTTTCGATTTTTTGTTCATCGCAGCGCCCTCCGCTCGGGCCTCGAGGGGTATGTCCGGAATCTCTTCAACGGCGAAGTGGAAATTGAGGTGGAGGGCGACCGGTCGCTCATCGAGGAACTCATCAAGGAGGTGACCGTCGGACCTCGCGCAGCTGACGTCACACATGTGAAGGTGGACTGGAAAAAACCAGAACATCAATTCCGGAGATTTGAGATCCGATAA
- the ispF gene encoding 2-C-methyl-D-erythritol 2,4-cyclodiphosphate synthase, translating into MRFGFGYDIHRMVVNRKLVLGGVEIPFIKGLLGHSDADVLCHAFADALLGAAALGDIGKHFPDTDPRFKDVSSLVLLKHVVELIRSNSYEIVNIDATVILQQPKISPYIKRMRENVSQALGVKIDQVSVKATTNEELGFMGTGDGAAAYAVASILDKKSAPGP; encoded by the coding sequence ATGCGTTTTGGTTTTGGGTATGATATCCACCGCATGGTGGTCAACCGCAAGCTGGTGCTGGGAGGCGTCGAGATCCCGTTTATCAAAGGACTCCTCGGCCATTCCGACGCGGACGTCCTCTGCCACGCCTTCGCCGACGCCCTCCTGGGCGCCGCCGCACTGGGGGATATCGGCAAACATTTTCCCGATACAGACCCGCGCTTCAAAGATGTCTCGAGCCTTGTCCTCCTCAAACACGTCGTTGAGTTGATTCGATCGAACAGCTACGAGATCGTCAACATCGACGCAACCGTCATACTCCAGCAACCCAAGATCAGCCCCTATATCAAACGGATGAGGGAAAATGTTTCGCAGGCACTCGGGGTGAAGATCGATCAGGTTTCGGTCAAGGCGACGACAAACGAAGAGCTGGGCTTCATGGGGACCGGCGACGGCGCGGCGGCGTACGCGGTGGCATCGATCCTTGACAAAAAGTCCGCTCCGGGCCCCTGA
- a CDS encoding phosphatase PAP2 family protein, whose product MVDFLYSIDKALFTFCNQTIANPVFDLSMPFLTDLNQKWYGITLFALLWLLLFWKGGKRGRVVALLLIPLITLSDQLSSSVIKNIVQRPRPCHTVNGVEILQDIRELVPCGSGFSFPSSHAVNSFAAATYLSHFYGRWSWAFYSYAVVIGFSRVSVGVHYPSDVAGGGLIGSACALVVIYCWRALERRYPPLSLSGPAGDAHE is encoded by the coding sequence TTGGTAGATTTTCTCTACTCCATAGACAAAGCGCTCTTCACCTTTTGCAATCAAACGATTGCAAATCCGGTCTTCGACCTCTCGATGCCGTTCCTGACCGATCTGAATCAGAAATGGTACGGGATTACCCTGTTCGCATTGCTCTGGCTCCTCCTGTTCTGGAAGGGAGGGAAAAGGGGAAGGGTCGTTGCGCTCCTGCTCATCCCCCTGATCACGCTGAGCGACCAGCTCAGCAGCTCGGTGATAAAAAATATCGTTCAGCGGCCGCGGCCGTGCCATACCGTAAACGGAGTGGAGATCCTTCAGGATATCCGCGAGCTTGTTCCCTGCGGCAGCGGCTTTTCCTTTCCTTCGTCCCACGCCGTGAACAGCTTCGCGGCGGCTACGTATCTCTCCCACTTTTATGGCAGGTGGTCGTGGGCCTTTTACTCGTACGCCGTAGTGATCGGGTTTTCACGTGTCAGTGTGGGAGTGCATTATCCTTCGGACGTGGCGGGGGGCGGGCTTATCGGCTCCGCCTGCGCCCTTGTCGTCATCTACTGCTGGCGGGCGTTGGAACGCCGGTATCCTCCTCTTTCGCTCTCCGGCCCGGCCGGCGACGCGCATGAGTAA